A single Flavobacterium sp. 1 DNA region contains:
- a CDS encoding DapH/DapD/GlmU-related protein: MQTTTIFERLKNGEIISLIDKDAYKMREASFATKKLSVEMNNASDPAKIRNFLSQITETEIDESVTVFTPLHINYGKHTKIGKNVFINFDCVFLDLGGITIEDNVLIAPKVNLLSEGHPTSIEDRHSLIPKPIHIKKNAWIGASATILQGVTIGENAIVASGSVVTTDVPDNTIVGGIPAKSLKTI, from the coding sequence ATGCAAACAACAACTATATTCGAGCGACTAAAAAATGGAGAAATCATTTCGCTAATCGATAAAGACGCCTATAAAATGCGTGAGGCTTCATTTGCAACAAAGAAATTATCGGTTGAGATGAATAACGCATCAGATCCTGCTAAAATCAGAAATTTTTTAAGCCAAATTACTGAGACTGAAATTGACGAAAGCGTAACTGTATTTACACCATTGCACATTAATTATGGAAAACATACCAAAATTGGCAAAAATGTATTTATAAACTTCGATTGTGTCTTTCTTGATTTAGGAGGAATTACCATTGAAGATAATGTATTGATAGCACCGAAAGTCAATTTATTATCCGAAGGACATCCAACCTCCATCGAAGACCGGCATTCTTTAATTCCAAAACCAATTCACATCAAAAAAAATGCTTGGATTGGTGCAAGTGCAACCATTTTGCAAGGTGTTACGATTGGCGAAAATGCTATTGTAGCATCGGGCTCGGTTGTAACAACGGATGTGCCAGACAATACTATCGTAGGCGGAATTCCTGCAAAAAGTTTAAAAACAATTTAA
- a CDS encoding nuclear transport factor 2 family protein, with the protein MTLEILKTKEELRNLIDDYAYLSDEWKIAEVMDLFTPDVTYKVYMGGALVADVSGRENMEKDFNHHASLVKTYFTLNGQHTVNIDSETATGVSFTQIKMIRAVDGKDILTDYSVKYDDSYVFQNGKWFIKDRVAHFLIIEERPIS; encoded by the coding sequence ATGACACTAGAAATTTTAAAAACAAAAGAAGAACTTAGAAACTTAATTGATGATTATGCTTATTTAAGTGATGAATGGAAAATCGCCGAAGTAATGGATTTATTCACACCAGATGTAACGTATAAAGTTTATATGGGCGGTGCTTTGGTTGCCGATGTTTCAGGTAGGGAAAATATGGAAAAAGATTTCAACCATCACGCATCTCTGGTAAAGACCTATTTTACATTGAACGGTCAGCATACTGTAAATATCGACAGCGAAACTGCTACCGGAGTTTCTTTTACTCAAATCAAAATGATCAGAGCCGTTGATGGAAAAGATATTTTGACTGATTACAGTGTAAAATATGATGATAGCTATGTGTTTCAAAATGGAAAATGGTTCATCAAAGACCGTGTAGCTCATTTTCTAATTATCGAAGAAAGACCTATTTCTTAA
- a CDS encoding NADP-dependent oxidoreductase, whose protein sequence is MKAIVLKEVGGPENLILAEVPVPTIKDNEVLVQVKAIAINPVDAFVRRNQAALEMIYALKGDEENIILGWDVAGIVTEVGNAVTRFKTGDEVFGNFNFIGQANAYAEFVAAPEDELVIKPANVSFEQVAGATMAALTAWASLIKFAKIKKGDKVIIYGASGGVGHYAVQIAKHFGAYVIGVASTENRDFVLSLGADEFFDYKTQAVEDFINDADIVHDAVWVEADVSSTEDTHLARSLKTLKPGGILSSIVVYPDQQFIDNAKATKNVTVQRVNVTPNDTYLKDIETISQLLSAGEIKTHISHLFPLADMAKAHEIIQTKNAVGKIILVP, encoded by the coding sequence ATGAAAGCAATAGTTTTAAAAGAAGTAGGCGGTCCTGAAAACCTGATTTTAGCAGAAGTTCCTGTTCCAACAATCAAAGACAATGAAGTCTTGGTTCAAGTGAAAGCAATAGCAATTAATCCTGTAGATGCATTTGTCCGTAGAAATCAAGCCGCACTAGAGATGATTTATGCTCTTAAAGGTGATGAAGAAAATATCATTTTGGGATGGGATGTTGCAGGTATAGTGACTGAAGTTGGCAATGCTGTGACAAGATTCAAAACAGGCGATGAAGTTTTTGGAAATTTTAATTTTATCGGTCAGGCAAACGCATACGCTGAATTTGTAGCTGCTCCAGAGGACGAATTGGTAATAAAACCAGCCAATGTAAGTTTTGAACAAGTTGCAGGCGCAACAATGGCTGCTTTGACAGCATGGGCATCATTAATAAAGTTTGCTAAAATAAAAAAAGGAGACAAGGTTATTATCTACGGTGCATCTGGTGGTGTAGGACATTATGCCGTGCAGATTGCAAAGCATTTTGGAGCGTATGTAATTGGAGTTGCATCGACAGAAAACAGAGATTTTGTATTAAGTTTAGGTGCGGATGAATTCTTTGATTATAAAACACAGGCAGTAGAAGATTTTATCAATGATGCCGACATCGTTCACGACGCCGTTTGGGTAGAAGCAGATGTAAGCAGTACGGAAGATACCCATTTGGCTCGTTCATTAAAAACACTTAAACCCGGAGGAATTTTGTCGAGTATTGTCGTTTACCCCGACCAGCAGTTTATAGATAACGCGAAAGCTACCAAAAATGTAACGGTTCAGCGGGTAAATGTGACGCCAAATGATACCTATCTAAAAGATATTGAAACTATTTCCCAACTTTTGTCTGCGGGTGAAATTAAAACCCATATTTCGCATTTGTTTCCTTTGGCAGATATGGCAAAAGCTCACGAAATTATTCAGACCAAAAATGCAGTAGGGAAAATTATTCTTGTTCCGTGA
- a CDS encoding AraC family transcriptional regulator, translating into MAKQNFNKFTDLVWTVTEEGIYKDDLSLEFHSFVLIISGEMKIIQADKSYTFGADSMLLFPRNQISAVIKQPKDGRPYKAVVFGLTVERLKAFYTQEKPNLNVSPDFSVRILSEQALLKSFFSSIIPYFELEQKLPENIAKLKFEEAISILRFIEPNIDSVLADFSEPGKINLVDFMEKHYKFNMPLEKFAYLTGRSLSTFIRDFKKAFKITPQRWLTKKRLELAHFQLSKKDKKAGDIYLEIGFENLSHFSFAFKKQFGYSPSEL; encoded by the coding sequence ATGGCAAAACAAAATTTCAATAAATTTACAGATCTTGTTTGGACGGTTACTGAAGAAGGTATTTACAAAGATGATTTAAGTCTTGAATTTCATTCTTTTGTGCTGATCATTTCCGGTGAAATGAAAATTATACAGGCAGACAAATCGTATACATTTGGTGCCGACAGTATGTTGCTTTTTCCAAGAAATCAGATATCCGCCGTCATAAAACAGCCTAAAGACGGGAGACCTTACAAGGCTGTCGTTTTTGGGTTGACGGTAGAAAGACTGAAAGCATTTTATACACAAGAAAAACCAAATCTGAATGTTTCCCCAGACTTTTCTGTTAGGATTTTAAGTGAACAGGCATTGTTAAAAAGTTTCTTTTCCTCTATCATTCCTTATTTTGAACTGGAGCAAAAACTCCCGGAAAATATTGCAAAGCTTAAATTTGAAGAAGCTATTTCCATCCTCCGATTTATTGAACCAAATATAGACAGTGTTTTGGCAGATTTCTCTGAACCCGGAAAAATCAATCTGGTTGATTTCATGGAAAAACATTACAAGTTTAATATGCCCCTTGAAAAATTTGCCTATCTCACGGGTCGCAGTCTATCAACATTTATCAGGGATTTTAAAAAGGCTTTTAAAATTACACCTCAGCGCTGGCTGACAAAAAAACGTTTGGAATTGGCTCATTTTCAACTCTCCAAAAAGGACAAGAAAGCGGGAGATATTTATTTGGAAATTGGTTTTGAAAATCTCTCCCATTTTTCTTTTGCCTTTAAGAAACAGTTCGGCTATTCTCCTTCAGAATTATAA
- a CDS encoding helix-turn-helix domain-containing protein yields MEEIKENQTDNKAFTEECHKVLMAVSDALYAIGGKWKLMIIIAMARGNKRFTEIQRQVTGISARVLSSELKELEMNGFIIKKVENGYPVTIEYELLPYSHTLEEVVGAMTKWGMQHREKIKSEQSSGKLKNDKKPNN; encoded by the coding sequence ATGGAAGAAATAAAAGAAAATCAAACTGATAATAAAGCATTTACAGAGGAATGTCATAAAGTTTTAATGGCAGTTTCAGACGCATTATATGCCATTGGCGGTAAATGGAAACTGATGATTATCATCGCAATGGCAAGAGGAAATAAACGATTTACCGAAATTCAACGGCAGGTCACAGGAATTTCTGCACGGGTTCTTTCAAGCGAATTAAAAGAACTGGAAATGAATGGTTTTATTATCAAAAAAGTAGAAAATGGTTATCCGGTAACCATAGAATATGAACTGCTGCCCTACAGTCATACACTCGAAGAAGTTGTGGGAGCAATGACCAAATGGGGAATGCAGCATCGCGAAAAAATTAAAAGCGAACAATCTTCTGGAAAATTAAAAAATGATAAAAAGCCAAATAACTAA
- a CDS encoding AraC family transcriptional regulator, which translates to MEVQQDDKLKTLSYSGIFLSCFSDYSEKCIHATPEHVLVYLYSGEQIIEDRNKKIKLQAGDCAFIRRDHRLKMYKNSKGEDLYKGISLTFKRNVLRDFYSKMNKSEIPTAVKVSDKTVFKLESSPAIESLFQSLTPYFDSNIQPTEGVTHLKLLEGIYALLNSNEQLYPILFDFAEPWKIDLLEFLNGNYMEELSMEQIASFTGRSLATFKRDFKKISSLTPQKWLIKKRLETAYVKLKEEGKKVQDVYMEVGFKNPSHFSTAFKKQYGIPPTEV; encoded by the coding sequence ATGGAGGTGCAACAAGACGATAAATTAAAAACATTAAGCTATTCAGGAATATTCTTGTCTTGCTTTAGTGATTATAGCGAAAAGTGTATTCACGCCACGCCTGAACACGTCTTGGTTTATTTGTACTCCGGCGAACAGATTATAGAGGATAGAAACAAAAAAATAAAATTGCAGGCTGGAGATTGTGCTTTTATCCGAAGAGATCACCGCTTGAAAATGTACAAAAACAGCAAAGGTGAAGATTTGTACAAAGGCATTTCGTTAACATTTAAGCGTAATGTATTGCGTGATTTTTACAGTAAAATGAATAAATCTGAAATACCTACAGCTGTTAAAGTTTCTGACAAAACGGTCTTTAAGTTAGAATCAAGTCCCGCAATAGAAAGTTTATTTCAATCGCTTACACCTTATTTTGACAGTAACATACAACCAACGGAAGGCGTTACACATTTGAAATTATTGGAAGGGATTTATGCTTTACTGAACAGCAACGAACAACTCTATCCAATACTTTTTGATTTTGCCGAACCTTGGAAAATTGACCTTTTGGAATTCCTCAACGGCAACTATATGGAAGAACTTTCGATGGAACAAATCGCTTCATTCACAGGACGAAGTTTGGCAACTTTCAAAAGAGATTTCAAAAAAATAAGCAGCCTCACACCTCAAAAATGGCTGATAAAAAAACGCTTGGAAACGGCTTACGTAAAACTAAAAGAAGAAGGCAAAAAAGTACAAGACGTTTATATGGAAGTTGGCTTTAAGAATCCTTCTCATTTTTCAACCGCATTTAAAAAACAATACGGAATTCCGCCAACAGAAGTTTAG
- a CDS encoding zinc-dependent alcohol dehydrogenase family protein, whose protein sequence is MSDLSKMSKTVVFHEAGTPEVLKVEQVKVSYPGSQEVRIQVKSIGINRADAMYRQGMYIENPIFPAQLGYEAAGIVEAVGSEVSNVSVGDVVNVIPGFSLHNYTSYGEYILMPAYAVHKYPANLSYDEAASLWTSYSTMYGMIVNSGKLKSGEFVVINAASSSAGLAAIQITNYVGGISIALTTSAKKKEALLKAGASHVIVTSEEDIATEVLKITNNVGAHIILDPVVGVKFSNLLSSVAENGKVFVYGALSHEPASFPAFDVLMKTPTIRGYSAIEVLGNMEVLMQAIAFIDKGVAEGKLKPIIDKVFNLDEIVASHNYLESNQQFGKIVVNI, encoded by the coding sequence ATGAGTGATTTATCAAAAATGTCTAAAACGGTGGTTTTCCACGAAGCTGGAACTCCTGAAGTATTAAAAGTAGAACAAGTAAAAGTATCTTATCCTGGTTCTCAGGAAGTAAGAATTCAAGTAAAATCAATTGGTATAAACAGAGCTGATGCTATGTATCGCCAAGGAATGTACATAGAAAATCCTATTTTCCCAGCCCAATTAGGTTATGAAGCTGCCGGAATTGTCGAAGCTGTTGGTTCTGAAGTTTCGAATGTATCGGTTGGAGATGTCGTAAATGTTATACCTGGTTTTTCATTACATAACTATACCTCGTATGGAGAATATATCCTAATGCCAGCTTATGCAGTACATAAATATCCAGCCAATTTATCTTATGATGAAGCTGCGTCTTTGTGGACAAGTTACTCCACAATGTACGGAATGATTGTAAATTCCGGAAAATTAAAATCAGGAGAATTTGTGGTTATCAATGCAGCTTCAAGCAGTGCTGGTCTTGCTGCTATTCAAATAACAAATTATGTTGGAGGAATTTCAATTGCTTTAACTACTTCTGCAAAGAAAAAAGAAGCATTATTAAAAGCGGGTGCATCCCACGTAATTGTAACCTCTGAAGAAGACATTGCAACTGAAGTTTTAAAAATCACCAATAATGTAGGTGCTCATATCATTTTAGATCCTGTTGTGGGTGTTAAATTCAGCAACCTTTTAAGTTCAGTTGCCGAAAACGGGAAAGTGTTTGTTTACGGTGCATTGAGCCACGAACCTGCCAGTTTCCCAGCGTTTGACGTTCTCATGAAAACCCCAACCATTCGAGGATATTCTGCAATTGAAGTTTTAGGCAATATGGAAGTTTTGATGCAAGCCATCGCTTTTATTGACAAAGGTGTCGCCGAAGGGAAATTAAAACCCATTATTGATAAGGTTTTTAATCTAGATGAAATCGTTGCGTCTCATAACTATTTAGAATCCAACCAGCAATTTGGTAAGATTGTAGTGAATATATAG
- a CDS encoding Crp/Fnr family transcriptional regulator: MKAFIEYILQFGNLNQQQLDLISKKAAVLELRKDDYFSEAGKIVRQVGFIVEGITRVCYYNNKGEEITKYFIDENNIVVDLDSFNNEICSSAYVQAITDCKLIVFSKKDWQELLDTIVGWDTIVHKITSKALMLKVARRSPLVTEDATERYLKFLEIFPNVVNRVPLSYIASYLGITQSSLSRIRKNIR, from the coding sequence ATGAAAGCATTTATAGAATACATTTTACAGTTTGGAAATTTAAACCAACAACAGCTTGACTTAATTTCAAAGAAGGCTGCCGTATTAGAACTTCGAAAAGATGACTATTTTTCGGAAGCGGGGAAAATTGTGCGACAAGTTGGTTTTATTGTAGAAGGCATTACCCGAGTTTGTTATTACAATAATAAAGGCGAAGAAATAACCAAATATTTCATTGATGAAAACAATATTGTGGTTGATTTAGACAGTTTTAACAATGAAATTTGTTCTTCGGCCTATGTGCAGGCTATTACTGATTGCAAACTTATTGTTTTTTCAAAAAAAGACTGGCAGGAATTGCTGGATACCATCGTTGGCTGGGATACTATTGTGCATAAAATCACTTCAAAAGCATTAATGCTAAAAGTAGCCAGAAGAAGCCCATTGGTTACAGAAGATGCTACTGAACGCTATTTGAAGTTTTTGGAAATTTTCCCCAATGTTGTCAACCGTGTTCCGCTTTCATATATCGCTTCTTATTTAGGCATTACTCAATCTTCATTAAGCAGAATCAGAAAAAATATCCGATAA
- a CDS encoding SDR family oxidoreductase, with amino-acid sequence MKSVLITGANRSIGLEIAKQLSKKGLCVYLGTRDLEKGEAVVKELAENGFQNIKVIQIDVTNYDSILSAKNSIEKEQGKLDILINNAGILGTNPQQASDTPIEDIQKVFDTNFFGVIQVTQTFLELLKKSESPRISNITSGLGSLTLHSDPNWKYYDFKTASYGTSKAALNAYTIALAYELKSLSFKVNAIDPGYTATDFNHHSGPGTIESAAAFIIKHTLTDNNAPTGKFFSNDIEDETEVSPW; translated from the coding sequence ATGAAATCAGTATTAATAACAGGAGCCAACAGAAGCATTGGTCTGGAAATAGCAAAACAGCTTTCAAAAAAAGGCTTATGCGTCTATTTAGGAACACGTGACCTTGAAAAAGGCGAAGCAGTTGTAAAAGAGTTGGCCGAAAATGGCTTTCAAAACATCAAAGTTATTCAAATTGATGTGACTAATTATGATTCCATTTTATCTGCCAAAAATAGTATAGAAAAAGAGCAAGGCAAATTGGATATTTTAATTAACAATGCAGGAATTCTTGGAACAAATCCGCAACAGGCATCGGATACTCCGATTGAAGACATTCAAAAAGTATTTGATACCAACTTCTTTGGCGTAATCCAAGTGACGCAAACCTTTTTGGAATTGCTCAAAAAATCGGAAAGTCCAAGGATCAGCAATATTACTTCTGGACTGGGTTCTTTAACTTTGCACAGTGACCCAAATTGGAAATATTATGATTTTAAAACGGCAAGTTACGGAACTTCAAAGGCAGCTTTAAATGCATACACCATTGCATTGGCTTATGAACTAAAAAGCTTGTCTTTCAAAGTAAATGCAATTGATCCGGGTTATACTGCAACCGATTTTAATCATCATAGCGGACCAGGAACAATCGAAAGTGCGGCAGCTTTTATTATTAAACATACATTAACCGATAATAATGCACCAACGGGGAAATTTTTCAGCAATGACATAGAGGACGAAACCGAAGTAAGTCCGTGGTAA
- a CDS encoding nuclear transport factor 2 family protein: MKNLKKIPATQLLRNTLDRFLAKDMKGWSELCAEDVVAEFPFAPEGSQAKFEGKEALYAYLKDYPTYIDIKSLPTLKIYGTDDENIAIAEWSASGVVIGNGNPYEMSYATFVTFRDGLVVNYREYWNPQAFQKAMSGGNFAE, from the coding sequence ATGAAAAATTTAAAAAAAATACCGGCTACTCAACTTCTTCGTAACACTTTAGATAGATTTCTTGCCAAAGATATGAAAGGCTGGTCAGAGCTTTGTGCCGAAGACGTAGTAGCAGAATTCCCTTTTGCCCCAGAAGGTTCACAAGCAAAATTTGAAGGTAAAGAGGCTCTTTATGCTTATTTAAAAGATTACCCAACTTATATCGATATAAAATCATTACCAACCTTAAAAATCTATGGTACTGATGACGAAAATATTGCCATAGCAGAATGGAGTGCTTCTGGAGTTGTAATAGGAAATGGCAATCCCTATGAAATGAGCTATGCAACTTTCGTAACTTTCCGTGACGGTCTTGTTGTAAACTACCGTGAATACTGGAATCCACAAGCGTTTCAAAAAGCAATGAGTGGAGGGAATTTTGCTGAGTAA
- a CDS encoding NAD(P)-dependent oxidoreductase has protein sequence MKVIVFGATGLVGKQIVKESLKLGNEVTVYTRQTDFPIKGVKIISGELDDDGKIAAIIKDYDAIACAVANRDLEDPTQVLTPFVKLVTKHISQEQRLIVVAGSGLTLLNFNTIRRDLPGQPAFLKNPRADHWDAYTYLAAIDVNYLVVCPTMVVEGDSDGNYIFEEKYFPQSESKEIFAGNVGHYIAKELNEQNFKQTKIGLVNKG, from the coding sequence ATGAAAGTAATTGTATTTGGAGCCACAGGATTAGTTGGCAAACAGATTGTAAAAGAGAGTTTAAAACTTGGAAATGAAGTAACCGTCTATACCCGACAAACTGATTTTCCAATTAAGGGTGTAAAAATCATTTCGGGAGAATTAGACGATGACGGTAAAATTGCTGCAATCATTAAGGATTATGATGCAATAGCTTGTGCTGTAGCCAATAGAGATCTTGAAGATCCTACACAAGTACTAACCCCATTTGTAAAATTAGTTACCAAGCACATTTCGCAAGAACAAAGATTGATTGTAGTGGCAGGTTCGGGTTTGACACTTTTAAATTTCAATACCATAAGAAGAGACTTGCCAGGACAGCCAGCATTTTTGAAAAATCCACGAGCTGATCATTGGGATGCTTATACTTATCTTGCAGCTATAGATGTCAATTATTTAGTTGTGTGCCCAACAATGGTTGTTGAGGGTGACTCTGATGGTAATTATATTTTTGAAGAAAAATATTTTCCACAAAGCGAAAGCAAAGAAATATTTGCAGGTAATGTAGGACATTATATTGCGAAAGAGCTTAATGAGCAAAATTTTAAACAAACAAAAATTGGTCTTGTAAACAAAGGATAA
- a CDS encoding OsmC family protein, translating to MKFTRQANANWQGTGMEGKGTISTQSTTLDKAQLSFKTRFEEGVGTNPEELIAAAHSGCFSMKLSFVLTDMGFVPTNIDTTAKVTFEDGKITLVHLGLKAKIDGITEEQFQEAAQNAKENCPISQLLNAEITLAAELV from the coding sequence ATGAAATTTACAAGACAAGCAAATGCCAATTGGCAAGGAACAGGAATGGAAGGAAAAGGGACAATATCTACCCAAAGTACCACTTTAGACAAAGCCCAATTATCCTTTAAAACCCGTTTTGAAGAAGGCGTGGGAACTAATCCGGAGGAACTTATTGCCGCGGCACATTCAGGATGTTTTAGTATGAAATTAAGTTTTGTGCTAACCGATATGGGTTTTGTGCCTACAAACATTGATACTACTGCAAAGGTAACTTTTGAAGATGGAAAAATAACTCTAGTCCACCTAGGTTTAAAAGCAAAAATTGATGGAATAACTGAAGAACAGTTTCAAGAAGCTGCACAAAACGCAAAAGAAAACTGCCCAATTTCACAATTATTAAATGCTGAAATTACTTTGGCTGCGGAGCTAGTTTAA
- a CDS encoding alpha/beta fold hydrolase — MKLKLNLATQTKILFTALALLALSISAIAQQKKASSTREEFIEVEKNVLLHVTDWGTGKAVVLIHGWPLSDAMYEYQYQELVEKGYRVIGITLRGFGKSDKPYGKYDYDVFANDIKVVLDKLNIQNATLGGFSMGGAIAIHYVAKYNSAHVNKLALFGAAAPLWTKRNDYSYGFSKEDVNGLIALSKTNRPQLLENFGKIFAANETALSQGIGNWLGGINLEASPYATTQCLIALRDTDLRAELSKINIPTAIFHGTKDKICEFALAEQMQKGIKNSYIVKFENSGHGLFIEELGKFNSELIKFLEK, encoded by the coding sequence ATGAAATTAAAATTAAATCTAGCAACTCAAACAAAAATTTTGTTTACTGCTTTAGCATTATTAGCATTATCTATTTCGGCAATTGCGCAACAAAAAAAAGCTTCATCAACGCGTGAAGAATTTATTGAAGTAGAAAAGAATGTTCTCCTTCACGTTACAGATTGGGGAACTGGCAAAGCGGTTGTGTTAATTCACGGTTGGCCTTTAAGTGATGCAATGTATGAATACCAATACCAGGAATTGGTAGAAAAAGGATACCGAGTTATAGGTATTACACTTCGTGGTTTTGGTAAATCAGACAAACCTTATGGCAAATATGATTATGATGTATTTGCCAACGATATTAAAGTGGTATTGGATAAATTGAATATTCAAAATGCAACTTTAGGAGGTTTTTCAATGGGAGGTGCCATAGCGATACATTATGTTGCTAAATACAATAGTGCCCACGTAAACAAACTGGCTTTGTTTGGAGCAGCTGCACCATTGTGGACTAAAAGAAATGACTATTCTTATGGATTTTCTAAAGAAGACGTGAACGGTTTAATTGCTTTGAGCAAAACAAATAGACCGCAACTTTTAGAAAATTTTGGAAAAATATTTGCTGCCAATGAAACGGCATTGTCACAAGGCATTGGTAATTGGTTAGGAGGAATAAATTTAGAGGCTTCTCCTTATGCAACAACCCAATGTTTGATAGCCTTGAGAGATACCGATTTGCGTGCTGAATTATCCAAAATAAACATTCCAACTGCTATTTTTCACGGAACAAAAGACAAAATATGTGAATTTGCATTAGCCGAGCAAATGCAAAAAGGAATTAAAAATTCGTATATCGTAAAATTTGAAAATAGCGGACACGGATTGTTTATTGAGGAACTTGGGAAATTCAATTCAGAATTAATCAAGTTTTTAGAAAAATAA
- a CDS encoding hydrogen peroxide-inducible genes activator: MTLQQLKYIIALDKERHFARAAEACFVSQPGLTLQLKSLEEEIGIKIFDRSTVPLKPTSLGTVIIAKAKKVLKEVDSIRDFVIDEKNMLEGEIKLGIISTLSPYLIPILIKDLRAKLPKIIFTIKEVTTVGLMNDLEEGAIDIAIMATPTGNSSLLEFPVFYEPFVAFINKSYGSDTGILFNLFESNKADLLLLQDEYCFNAQLLDICNLKSENKAQEKFFYNINSIETLKNLVRADLGFAILPELSIINEVPNNCYKSFEDPKPVREISLVVSDTFAKNVLLEKIREVIWDCLPQKLKQTVNYKKISWNDSPYFKKAISSSIKSN; the protein is encoded by the coding sequence ATGACATTACAGCAATTAAAATACATCATTGCTTTAGACAAAGAAAGACACTTTGCGAGAGCTGCAGAAGCCTGTTTTGTATCACAACCCGGATTAACATTACAGCTAAAAAGTTTGGAAGAAGAGATAGGAATTAAAATATTTGATCGATCAACCGTTCCTCTCAAACCTACATCACTAGGCACAGTAATAATTGCAAAAGCTAAAAAAGTATTGAAAGAAGTAGATTCGATTAGAGATTTTGTAATTGATGAAAAAAATATGTTAGAAGGAGAAATAAAATTGGGTATTATTTCAACACTTTCACCTTATCTAATTCCTATATTAATTAAAGATTTAAGAGCCAAACTGCCCAAAATAATCTTTACCATTAAAGAAGTAACTACAGTAGGTTTAATGAACGATTTGGAAGAAGGAGCTATTGATATTGCCATAATGGCAACTCCAACTGGCAACTCTTCATTGCTGGAATTCCCTGTTTTTTATGAGCCATTTGTGGCTTTTATCAATAAATCGTATGGTTCAGATACTGGCATTCTTTTCAATCTTTTTGAAAGTAACAAAGCCGATTTGTTATTGCTTCAGGATGAATACTGTTTTAATGCACAACTGTTGGATATTTGTAATTTGAAGAGTGAAAACAAAGCACAGGAAAAATTCTTCTACAACATCAACTCAATTGAAACTTTAAAAAATCTAGTGCGAGCCGATTTAGGTTTTGCAATACTTCCTGAGTTATCTATCATTAATGAGGTACCAAATAACTGCTATAAATCTTTTGAAGACCCAAAACCAGTAAGAGAAATCAGTTTAGTGGTTTCGGACACATTTGCCAAAAATGTATTGCTTGAAAAAATAAGGGAAGTCATTTGGGATTGTTTGCCTCAAAAATTAAAGCAAACAGTCAACTATAAGAAGATAAGTTGGAATGACTCGCCTTATTTTAAAAAGGCTATAAGTTCGTCAATTAAGAGCAACTAA
- a CDS encoding helix-turn-helix domain-containing protein: protein MAQRKENSTNSLNNNVLTKCPMSFTIEMIGGRWKTIILYQLRNEPLRFGQLKKILIYTTEKMLAQQLKQLELDGLVVRDAKEIVPPHVEYYLSEKGKTLLPVLEAMAEWGETHNQLSKEC from the coding sequence ATGGCACAGAGAAAAGAGAATTCAACCAATAGCTTAAACAATAATGTCCTTACTAAATGTCCTATGTCATTTACCATTGAAATGATTGGTGGGAGATGGAAAACTATCATTCTATATCAACTTCGAAATGAGCCATTGCGATTTGGGCAATTGAAAAAAATATTGATATACACTACAGAGAAAATGCTGGCGCAACAACTGAAACAGTTAGAACTAGACGGCTTGGTTGTAAGAGATGCAAAAGAAATTGTTCCCCCACACGTAGAATATTATTTGTCTGAAAAAGGTAAAACATTACTACCTGTTCTAGAGGCTATGGCAGAGTGGGGTGAAACTCATAATCAATTATCAAAAGAATGTTAG